From Rhodanobacteraceae bacterium, the proteins below share one genomic window:
- a CDS encoding Periplasmic thiol:disulfide oxidoreductase DsbB, required for DsbA reoxidation codes for MNPLRWSFRTAFLLGFVICVAMLGYALYAEQQLHLMPCNLCILQRVAFIWMGLWFLVGGLHAPRGGGRWAYVVLVLIGAAFGIAMAARQLWLQSLPADQVPACGAGVDMLLAQLKGHYIPLSQFITTMLRGSGDCAQVTWKFLGLSMAGWTLIWYVVLGIWALLPRPRAGRLARAPALRAMRN; via the coding sequence ATGAACCCCCTGCGCTGGTCCTTCCGCACCGCCTTCCTGCTCGGCTTCGTGATCTGCGTGGCCATGCTGGGTTATGCGCTCTACGCCGAACAGCAACTGCACCTGATGCCGTGCAACCTGTGCATCCTGCAGCGCGTGGCGTTCATCTGGATGGGCTTGTGGTTCCTGGTCGGCGGCTTGCATGCGCCGCGCGGCGGCGGGCGCTGGGCGTACGTCGTGCTGGTGTTGATCGGCGCCGCGTTCGGCATCGCGATGGCGGCGCGGCAACTGTGGTTGCAATCGCTGCCGGCCGATCAGGTTCCGGCGTGCGGCGCAGGCGTCGACATGCTGCTGGCGCAACTGAAAGGCCACTACATTCCGCTCAGCCAGTTCATCACCACGATGCTGCGCGGCTCCGGCGACTGCGCGCAGGTGACGTGGAAGTTCCTCGGCCTGTCGATGGCCGGCTGGACGCTGATCTGGTACGTCGTGCTGGGCATCTGGGCGCTGCTGCCGCGCCCACGCGCCGGCAGGCTGGCCCGCGCACCCGCGTTGCGCGCGATGAGGAATTGA